In Flavivirga abyssicola, the following are encoded in one genomic region:
- a CDS encoding hybrid sensor histidine kinase/response regulator transcription factor, whose translation MSFFYCISAIAQDEIIKYSQKYTISEGLAHNGVTTMYEDSRGFLWFGTYDGLNKFDGYNFQTFKNTIDKEILTSNRVRSLYEDNNHNLWIGTDEGVTGYNFINEKFTKIYSNKQNGNAVKGPVIRKIFGNKFLDHIFCLTEGDGVLVFDKDSNFLKRYLPPVEKFGDDMIFFDVMPFGKNALVFATSKGLILFDFSEKKFKQILKDKVLYANAIVKASNHSFLATISRGIVLVKHNNTLNPNNFEIDQEALQDFRFNSIMLNDSGKLWLGELNEGIIQIDNIDIIRKGLPIEARGFKDNLKILRSSRFMLTSQNICWYATFNEGVYKFDMVERPFGSYNVSMDYDFGLGSNSVTHIAPFGKDHAFISASYGGLSLFNSVLKKFERLPFNFPIEKEQNVGGVFVDSRKNTWIYISGESNLYRLRKGYRGYEKIELNNLSETTGPRIRSCSEDKYGNVWVVGSDQVYKVLIDAGNTVTNVEYLSDNPFFKNNKIELPRRVYSDSIYGFMWIGADTDGLFRIANKKDTPIEELIIHNFVNDKKDEHSLPSNFVSSIIRLPNDDLWIGTEGSGICKVLNSDSIPRFIPFTEKDGLSNNVVKNILYDENFNLWIPTNIGLNKFDTKTNEFRKFNKSDGLPFEDFWFASETLDNGTMILSGLDGFCYFNPKDVNTKEQLPKLQFENFKIFDKEIMPGDTLNGRVVLQKSIGVLDKIELKHNENVFSLDLTSLHFSNDKNHLIKYKLSQINNDWIVLPSSQKTIYYSGLQPGDYELTVMASNSLNEWTSSKKLKIEIMPSIWNTHLAYFLYTLLGFLLIYLVIRVILKIQTLNHKVEIEQMEINNVKEINEAKLTFFSNISHEIKTPLALISGPMNILLERFKGNPDVGEKLGLMQRQSKKIHQLIEQVHDFRKTDANALKMNYTRFSFNSFMDELIGDFNMLAKNDNKKLEVEGENKVIMVSADRDKLEKIFNNLLSNAFKYTKTDDTIKVVYKTNDKDLVVSVIDTGKGIDAIDLEHIFERFYRSHKKENIQGSGSGIGLAFSKRLVEMHYGFIDAESQLKEGTTINVRLPIVKELLEEEKHKSINLPDEKEVKIDNHLFKKDTISNVEVSGEFSDTLIFYAEDNPEMRTFVSEILSGFFKVKSFRNGHECFEAFEKEWPDVVISDVQMPEMNGLDLCLKIKSDLKTSHIPVILLTALANIEDHLKGIRDGADAYIKKPFNIQRLVTNVEALLRNRKQLRERYQVGIPLTRENNKNNRNDNAFLEKLYSLMEEHLDNQDLDLNHLAKELYLNRTHFYQKVKVLTNQTPFELLKNYRLKKAANFLAQKRLSVNEAFEMTGFKSRTHFTKVFKEKFGVTPGKYIAKTSKSECDNN comes from the coding sequence TTGTCATTTTTTTATTGCATTAGTGCTATTGCTCAAGATGAAATAATTAAATATTCCCAGAAATATACAATTTCAGAGGGCTTAGCACATAATGGCGTTACTACAATGTATGAAGATTCTAGAGGCTTTTTGTGGTTTGGCACTTATGACGGACTTAATAAGTTTGACGGATATAATTTTCAAACCTTCAAAAACACAATTGATAAAGAAATATTAACCAGTAATAGGGTGAGGTCGCTTTATGAGGATAACAACCATAACCTTTGGATTGGAACTGATGAAGGTGTAACGGGATATAACTTCATCAATGAAAAGTTCACAAAAATATATTCAAATAAACAAAATGGTAATGCGGTTAAAGGCCCCGTAATTAGAAAAATTTTTGGAAACAAATTTTTAGATCATATATTTTGTTTGACAGAAGGCGATGGTGTATTGGTTTTTGATAAAGATTCTAATTTTTTGAAGCGGTATTTACCACCAGTTGAAAAATTTGGAGATGATATGATTTTTTTCGATGTCATGCCATTTGGTAAAAACGCACTTGTGTTTGCAACGTCTAAGGGACTAATACTCTTCGATTTTTCTGAAAAGAAATTCAAGCAAATATTAAAGGACAAGGTCCTTTATGCAAATGCCATTGTAAAAGCTTCAAACCATTCCTTTTTAGCAACTATTTCAAGAGGGATAGTACTGGTAAAGCACAATAACACGCTTAACCCTAATAATTTTGAAATAGATCAAGAGGCATTACAGGATTTTAGGTTTAATAGCATCATGCTAAATGATTCTGGCAAGTTGTGGTTGGGAGAATTAAACGAAGGCATTATTCAAATAGACAACATAGATATAATTAGGAAAGGACTTCCAATAGAAGCTAGGGGTTTTAAAGATAACCTGAAAATATTACGTTCAAGTAGATTTATGTTGACATCTCAGAATATTTGCTGGTATGCAACTTTTAATGAAGGTGTCTATAAATTTGATATGGTTGAGAGGCCTTTTGGAAGTTATAATGTAAGTATGGATTATGATTTTGGGCTCGGTTCCAATAGTGTTACTCACATAGCCCCATTTGGTAAAGACCACGCCTTTATATCTGCTAGTTATGGTGGTTTGTCACTTTTCAACAGCGTACTCAAGAAATTTGAACGGCTTCCTTTTAACTTCCCTATCGAAAAAGAACAAAATGTTGGTGGTGTATTTGTAGATTCTAGAAAGAATACTTGGATATACATTTCTGGTGAATCTAACCTGTATAGATTAAGGAAAGGATATAGAGGCTATGAAAAGATTGAACTTAATAACCTAAGTGAGACAACTGGGCCTAGGATACGCTCATGTTCTGAGGATAAATATGGTAATGTTTGGGTTGTTGGAAGTGATCAAGTCTATAAGGTTTTAATAGATGCAGGCAATACCGTTACCAACGTTGAATATTTAAGTGACAATCCTTTTTTTAAAAACAATAAAATAGAGTTGCCAAGGCGGGTATACTCAGATTCCATATACGGCTTTATGTGGATTGGCGCAGATACAGATGGGTTATTTAGAATAGCTAACAAAAAAGATACACCCATTGAAGAACTTATCATCCATAACTTTGTTAATGATAAAAAAGATGAGCATTCATTACCTAGTAATTTTGTGTCTTCAATAATTAGATTGCCAAATGATGATTTATGGATAGGGACAGAAGGTAGTGGTATTTGCAAGGTGCTTAATAGTGATTCGATTCCTAGGTTTATACCCTTTACTGAAAAGGACGGATTGTCTAATAATGTGGTTAAAAATATCCTATATGATGAAAACTTTAATCTATGGATCCCTACTAATATTGGTTTAAATAAATTTGATACCAAGACTAATGAGTTTAGAAAATTTAACAAATCTGATGGTTTGCCTTTCGAGGATTTTTGGTTTGCAAGTGAAACATTAGATAATGGCACCATGATATTATCAGGTTTAGATGGCTTTTGTTATTTTAACCCTAAAGATGTAAATACTAAAGAGCAATTACCAAAATTACAATTTGAGAACTTTAAGATTTTTGATAAGGAAATAATGCCGGGGGATACATTAAATGGCAGGGTTGTATTGCAAAAAAGTATTGGAGTACTGGATAAAATCGAGTTAAAGCATAATGAAAATGTGTTTTCATTAGATTTAACAAGTTTGCATTTTTCTAATGACAAAAACCATTTAATAAAGTATAAATTATCTCAGATAAACAACGACTGGATTGTACTACCATCAAGTCAAAAAACCATTTATTATAGTGGACTTCAGCCTGGCGATTACGAATTAACCGTTATGGCATCAAATTCGTTAAATGAATGGACATCATCAAAAAAACTAAAAATAGAGATAATGCCATCTATATGGAATACCCATTTGGCATACTTTTTATATACCCTTTTAGGCTTTCTGCTAATTTATTTGGTTATTCGGGTTATTTTGAAGATTCAGACTTTAAATCATAAAGTAGAAATCGAACAGATGGAGATTAACAATGTTAAGGAAATAAACGAGGCAAAATTAACGTTTTTTTCAAATATTTCTCATGAAATAAAAACACCATTAGCATTAATTTCAGGCCCTATGAATATATTATTAGAGCGTTTTAAGGGTAACCCAGATGTTGGTGAGAAACTTGGTTTAATGCAAAGACAATCTAAAAAAATACATCAGCTTATTGAGCAGGTACATGATTTTAGGAAAACCGATGCAAATGCCTTGAAAATGAACTATACTAGGTTTAGCTTTAACTCATTTATGGATGAGCTTATAGGAGACTTTAATATGTTGGCAAAAAATGATAATAAAAAGTTAGAGGTTGAAGGCGAGAACAAAGTAATAATGGTATCTGCAGATAGAGATAAGTTGGAAAAAATTTTTAATAATCTCTTAAGCAATGCCTTTAAATATACTAAAACAGACGATACAATTAAAGTTGTATATAAAACGAATGATAAAGATTTAGTTGTATCAGTAATTGACACAGGAAAGGGTATAGATGCCATTGACCTAGAACATATTTTTGAACGATTTTACAGGTCGCATAAAAAAGAAAATATTCAGGGAAGTGGTTCGGGAATTGGTCTTGCGTTTTCCAAAAGATTGGTCGAAATGCATTATGGTTTTATAGATGCCGAAAGCCAATTAAAAGAAGGTACTACCATAAATGTTCGTTTACCAATAGTTAAAGAACTTTTGGAAGAGGAAAAGCATAAGAGTATTAATTTGCCGGATGAAAAAGAGGTGAAGATTGATAATCATTTATTTAAAAAAGATACCATATCAAATGTTGAAGTTTCTGGTGAGTTTTCAGATACATTGATTTTTTATGCTGAGGACAATCCAGAAATGAGGACTTTTGTTTCAGAAATCCTTTCGGGGTTTTTCAAAGTTAAGAGTTTTAGAAACGGCCATGAATGTTTTGAAGCTTTCGAAAAGGAGTGGCCAGATGTAGTGATAAGTGATGTTCAGATGCCAGAGATGAATGGTTTGGATTTATGCCTTAAAATAAAATCGGATTTAAAAACCAGTCATATTCCGGTTATTTTGCTTACGGCATTGGCAAATATAGAAGATCACCTTAAGGGGATTCGCGATGGAGCAGACGCATATATCAAAAAACCATTTAATATACAGCGTTTAGTAACAAACGTTGAAGCATTGCTTAGAAATCGTAAACAATTAAGAGAACGTTATCAAGTTGGTATCCCGCTAACCAGAGAAAACAATAAAAATAATAGGAATGATAATGCCTTTTTGGAAAAATTGTACAGCTTAATGGAGGAACACCTAGATAATCAAGATTTAGATCTCAATCATCTAGCAAAAGAACTATACTTAAACCGCACACATTTTTATCAAAAAGTTAAGGTTTTGACAAACCAAACGCCATTTGAACTATTAAAAAATTACAGATTAAAAAAAGCTGCAAATTTCTTAGCTCAAAAACGATTATCCGTTAACGAAGCTTTTGAAATGACGGGATTTAAAAGCCGTACACACTTTACCAAAGTCTTTAAAGAAAAGTTTGGTGTGACTCCTGGAAAGTATATCGCCAAAACCAGCAAAAGCGAATGCGATAATAACTAA
- a CDS encoding sulfatase family protein, giving the protein MRLVINKLVVLLVFIFCFFNCGKPKEKSLNETPLNILWINGDDLGRELACYGNPDVKTPNMDRIAKEGVLYTNAFSTAPICSTSRSSLITGMYPTAVNSHDHRTSNMTELPKGIQPITKLFQKAGYFVTNCDSKDFNTEGKQDFNFIHEDLFDAFNWTERKEGQPFFAQVQIYNPHRLFVKDTINPVDPDKVTIPKCYPDHPIIRADWAAYIESVQECDRHVGRILDQLEKDGDLENTVIILFGDHGRPHLRDKQFLYEGGLQIPLIVRYPKHVKKGTTNDALISLIDVAATSLDIAGIDVPEYMHGKVFLGEDKETRDYIYGFRQRAGDAHEDMRSIRDNRYKLIWNRTADRPWMQLSSYKKLQYPAFALYKILHKRGELGEPYNQFMADTKPEIELYDIYEDPSEFNNLANDEKFKDIKSKLFTTLKTNLVDFEKNMIHEDNATIEKAKRGSYKYYVKSLKNEKPELSPEATDEEVLKDWEERLLKK; this is encoded by the coding sequence ATGAGATTAGTAATAAACAAGCTAGTGGTTTTACTAGTATTTATTTTTTGTTTTTTCAATTGTGGAAAGCCAAAAGAGAAAAGTTTAAATGAAACACCATTAAATATCCTTTGGATTAATGGCGATGACCTAGGCAGAGAGTTAGCATGTTACGGAAATCCTGATGTGAAAACGCCAAATATGGACAGGATCGCTAAAGAAGGTGTTTTATATACCAATGCATTTTCAACGGCTCCAATTTGTTCCACAAGTCGTTCTTCCTTAATAACAGGAATGTATCCTACTGCGGTGAACAGTCATGACCATAGAACTTCTAATATGACAGAACTCCCAAAAGGAATTCAGCCGATAACAAAATTATTTCAGAAAGCAGGGTATTTTGTAACAAATTGTGACTCTAAAGACTTCAATACAGAGGGGAAGCAAGATTTTAATTTTATACATGAAGACCTTTTTGATGCATTTAATTGGACAGAACGTAAAGAAGGACAACCATTTTTTGCACAGGTTCAAATTTATAATCCGCATAGATTGTTTGTAAAAGATACAATAAACCCAGTAGACCCCGATAAAGTCACCATACCAAAATGTTACCCAGATCATCCTATAATCCGAGCAGATTGGGCAGCATACATTGAGAGTGTTCAAGAATGCGATAGACATGTTGGAAGAATTTTAGATCAATTGGAAAAAGATGGGGATTTAGAGAACACGGTCATTATTTTATTTGGAGATCATGGACGTCCTCATTTAAGAGATAAACAATTTCTATATGAAGGCGGGTTACAAATACCACTTATTGTAAGATACCCTAAACATGTAAAAAAAGGAACAACCAACGATGCACTTATTAGTTTAATTGATGTTGCAGCAACATCACTAGATATTGCAGGTATAGACGTTCCAGAGTATATGCATGGAAAAGTGTTTTTAGGAGAAGATAAAGAAACACGAGACTATATTTATGGTTTCCGCCAACGTGCTGGTGATGCTCACGAAGATATGAGAAGTATTAGAGATAACCGTTATAAACTAATTTGGAATAGAACGGCAGATAGACCATGGATGCAATTAAGTAGCTATAAAAAGTTGCAATACCCTGCTTTTGCATTATATAAAATATTGCATAAAAGAGGAGAATTAGGAGAACCATACAATCAATTTATGGCAGATACAAAACCGGAGATTGAGCTATATGATATCTATGAAGACCCTTCGGAGTTTAATAATTTAGCAAATGATGAAAAGTTTAAAGACATTAAATCTAAGTTGTTTACAACTTTAAAAACAAATTTGGTAGATTTTGAGAAGAACATGATTCATGAAGATAATGCGACTATTGAAAAAGCTAAGAGAGGATCTTATAAATACTATGTGAAATCTCTTAAAAATGAAAAACCAGAGCTTTCGCCTGAAGCTACAGACGAGGAAGTTTTAAAAGATTGGGAAGAGCGTCTTTTAAAAAAATAA
- a CDS encoding glycoside hydrolase family 2 protein encodes MEQIIRKLKTMFKEQIKSLTSIIIVLLMTYSFAGCSKSNTNLEYNNSANRMSLNGDWQFADSTQIKHNNWKTLPVPASWNTFTEYADYIGDAWYQKEVSVPKRWNGKRIFLKFDAVYDVTDVWLNNHYLGQHVGGYTPFEFDVSQYISAGETGTIKLKVNNEHKLGAWYQWGGINRDVYLEAHHELRIVRQKIEPTLDVITKTGYVKLYITVENSSSEAKNITIVGTIKELDDVAFLASGKAKAEGITTFATDIFLNTQQTRMWHFDDPQLYHLETKLLLKGESVAVLKEHFGLRHVDIQPDGMYLNGEKVRLFGYNRVHDHRAYGNTEPLHLVKADIDQMKRSGANFSRIMHAPSAPDLLDYCDKVGYMIWSEIPIWQTVYRTPMNNKEDAEKAKSLYPGRIFTEMVHRDWNHPSIIGWSPGNELRHAADDYVRAMRPLSKKLDPTRFYANIHDQAFGNNPVKGFKFLDNKSVDILFTNKYGKDGAKVKQLKMIHDSIPDMPVFFTEFGQDRDESLNHTVDFTALWEQLGKEPYLIGAAHWTFNDYRSYHKQTPASQNRDWGIVDIWRNPKTFYYQMSKIQQPVKSIDAKIKEQQAEITIQPRGKLELPSFTLRGYSWVYELIDAHGKVLDGSIYKLGDIEPDSEAITRTVKWTASNFKLLVVSLISNNGYTVAESRFNVLTGEKLPLPTFPEAKNPEVRKVLPLDRSFMVGVTSLEGDKGLEVAYGTKAGVYNETLSAPVMGAIRVRDLKNETTYYGRVRRILSEGYSPWSEEFNVTLTEGQVPEPLQILGAVKGDNNIAIRLMVPEKIIGYEVTLVSGKTVKIEQVNPGLIIVPKDSEYVAAINKNGASKKTKI; translated from the coding sequence ATGGAACAAATAATAAGGAAACTTAAAACCATGTTTAAAGAACAAATTAAATCATTAACTAGTATAATTATTGTTTTGTTAATGACGTATTCATTTGCAGGATGTTCGAAAAGTAATACAAACTTAGAGTATAATAATTCAGCAAACAGAATGTCTTTAAACGGCGACTGGCAATTTGCCGATAGTACCCAAATAAAGCATAATAATTGGAAAACTTTACCAGTACCAGCTAGCTGGAACACATTTACAGAATATGCCGATTATATAGGGGATGCGTGGTATCAAAAAGAAGTTTCAGTACCAAAAAGGTGGAATGGCAAACGTATTTTCTTAAAATTTGATGCTGTTTATGATGTTACCGATGTATGGCTAAATAATCATTATTTAGGACAGCATGTTGGTGGTTATACCCCCTTTGAGTTTGATGTTAGTCAGTATATTTCCGCTGGAGAAACAGGAACAATAAAATTAAAAGTAAACAATGAACATAAGCTAGGAGCTTGGTATCAATGGGGAGGTATTAACAGGGATGTTTATTTAGAAGCCCACCATGAGCTACGAATTGTTCGTCAAAAAATAGAACCAACACTAGATGTAATTACCAAAACAGGATATGTTAAATTATATATTACTGTAGAAAATAGTTCGAGTGAAGCAAAAAATATAACAATAGTTGGAACTATTAAGGAACTAGATGATGTGGCGTTTTTAGCTTCGGGAAAAGCAAAAGCAGAGGGCATAACTACTTTTGCAACGGATATTTTTCTAAATACACAACAAACTAGAATGTGGCATTTTGATGATCCGCAATTGTACCATTTAGAAACAAAATTGTTATTAAAAGGTGAGTCTGTTGCTGTTTTAAAGGAACATTTTGGGTTGAGGCATGTAGACATACAACCTGATGGCATGTACTTGAATGGAGAAAAAGTGCGTTTATTTGGGTATAATCGGGTACACGATCACCGTGCTTATGGAAATACAGAACCCCTTCATTTAGTAAAAGCAGATATTGATCAAATGAAACGTTCTGGAGCAAATTTCTCTAGAATTATGCATGCCCCATCGGCTCCAGACCTGTTAGATTATTGCGATAAGGTAGGGTACATGATTTGGTCTGAAATTCCTATTTGGCAAACAGTGTATCGGACTCCAATGAATAATAAGGAAGATGCAGAAAAGGCGAAATCCCTATATCCAGGAAGAATATTTACAGAAATGGTACATCGCGATTGGAATCACCCATCTATAATCGGATGGTCTCCAGGAAACGAATTAAGGCATGCAGCTGATGATTACGTTAGAGCCATGCGTCCACTTTCAAAAAAATTGGATCCAACACGTTTTTATGCTAATATCCACGATCAAGCCTTTGGTAATAATCCTGTTAAGGGATTTAAATTTTTAGACAATAAAAGTGTAGACATTCTTTTTACCAATAAATACGGTAAAGATGGTGCTAAAGTTAAACAACTAAAAATGATTCATGATAGCATTCCGGATATGCCTGTATTTTTTACTGAATTCGGTCAGGATCGAGATGAATCTTTAAATCATACGGTAGATTTTACCGCCCTTTGGGAACAGCTTGGGAAAGAACCTTACCTGATTGGTGCAGCGCATTGGACATTTAATGACTACCGTAGTTATCACAAGCAAACACCGGCAAGTCAAAATAGAGACTGGGGTATTGTTGATATATGGCGAAATCCGAAGACCTTTTACTATCAGATGTCCAAAATCCAGCAACCAGTTAAATCTATTGACGCTAAAATTAAAGAACAACAAGCAGAAATAACCATCCAACCTAGAGGTAAATTGGAATTACCATCATTTACACTTAGAGGCTATTCGTGGGTTTACGAGCTTATAGATGCTCATGGTAAGGTTTTAGATGGTAGTATTTATAAACTTGGAGATATAGAACCAGATAGCGAAGCCATTACGAGAACCGTAAAATGGACTGCTTCAAATTTTAAACTGCTAGTAGTCTCATTAATTTCTAATAATGGTTATACAGTAGCAGAGTCCAGATTTAATGTGTTAACAGGAGAGAAGTTACCGCTACCCACATTCCCAGAGGCTAAAAACCCAGAAGTGAGAAAAGTGTTACCGTTGGATAGAAGTTTTATGGTAGGCGTTACAAGCTTAGAAGGCGATAAAGGCTTAGAGGTAGCGTATGGTACCAAAGCAGGCGTGTACAATGAAACATTAAGTGCGCCAGTAATGGGAGCGATACGAGTAAGGGATTTAAAAAATGAAACCACCTATTACGGACGAGTACGCAGAATACTTTCAGAAGGCTATAGCCCATGGTCAGAAGAATTTAATGTTACACTTACCGAAGGGCAAGTTCCTGAACCATTACAAATTTTAGGAGCGGTTAAAGGCGATAACAATATAGCTATTAGATTAATGGTTCCTGAAAAGATAATAGGGTATGAGGTGACTTTAGTTTCAGGTAAAACCGTTAAAATAGAACAAGTAAATCCAGGCTTGATAATTGTGCCTAAGGATAGTGAATATGTTGCTGCTATCAATAAAAATGGGGCATCAAAAAAAACTAAAATTTAA
- a CDS encoding glycoside hydrolase family 2 protein, with protein MKGLGIVIVSLLLVSCINKNSTRKLDSDTLPLNGIWHFLASNDIDEQELFSYNISKWDTIAVPGNWDTRKRYSKYVGKGYYQKEFEIPRNWNGNQILLKFEGVYQTSKVWLNGTLLGEHFGGYLPFEFNITDQVDYQKTNKVIVMADNTYQRGAWWPWGGISRDVTLKAEKDVRLIYQHITAVPDFDTNKVNFNIKYKVQNNSNKQVHVTLKPEIENVLIDSTLFKIEGKTTTIANVSFERKRSDYKLWHFDTPNLYKISSKLKVNGEAYKTTSDKFGIRKFEVRGEQFYLNNKPVRMNGINRVHDHPIYGNTEPDHLIKKDMLDIKSLGCNFSRLMHAPLSKNILKFCDSIGFLLVEEIPVWGADDPQSFPNNPVTKKWLKDMVERDFNHPSVVAWSVGNELRDPELAWKDKELTKAQYGYVNSMLDYLKELDTTRLKTYVTITAYRKGEIGKEPYEKVDFISMNTYGKAVELATLTHEKFPGKPIFISEIGRKQIGAASDARLNDEMVAYIEKLKDLPFITGVSLWSYNDYRSKYKGTPKSGYREWGIVDKDRNKKAAYYQLKEVYEKWNK; from the coding sequence ATGAAAGGACTTGGGATTGTAATTGTTTCGTTGTTATTGGTGTCATGTATTAACAAAAATTCTACTCGTAAATTAGATAGTGATACATTACCCTTAAATGGTATTTGGCATTTTTTAGCGTCTAACGACATAGACGAACAAGAGCTTTTCAGTTATAATATTTCAAAATGGGATACGATTGCTGTACCTGGAAATTGGGATACCCGAAAACGCTATTCAAAATATGTAGGTAAAGGCTATTATCAAAAAGAGTTTGAAATTCCCAGAAATTGGAATGGAAACCAAATACTTTTAAAATTTGAAGGGGTATATCAAACATCTAAAGTTTGGTTAAACGGAACTTTGCTGGGAGAACATTTTGGGGGGTACTTGCCTTTTGAATTTAATATTACAGACCAAGTAGATTACCAAAAGACTAATAAAGTTATCGTTATGGCAGATAACACCTATCAAAGAGGCGCCTGGTGGCCTTGGGGAGGTATAAGTCGGGACGTAACGCTAAAAGCAGAAAAAGATGTACGCTTAATATACCAACACATTACAGCAGTACCTGATTTTGATACCAATAAAGTAAATTTTAATATAAAATATAAGGTTCAAAATAATAGCAATAAACAGGTGCATGTTACTCTTAAACCAGAAATTGAAAATGTATTAATTGACTCTACGCTTTTTAAAATAGAAGGGAAAACCACTACCATAGCAAACGTTTCGTTTGAAAGAAAACGTTCTGATTATAAGCTTTGGCATTTTGATACCCCTAACCTGTATAAAATCTCCAGTAAACTTAAAGTGAATGGGGAAGCTTATAAAACGACTTCAGATAAATTTGGTATTAGAAAATTTGAAGTACGTGGAGAACAATTTTATCTTAATAATAAGCCCGTGCGAATGAATGGGATTAATCGGGTTCATGATCATCCAATTTATGGAAACACCGAACCAGATCATTTAATTAAAAAGGATATGCTTGACATTAAATCCCTGGGATGTAATTTTTCAAGATTGATGCATGCACCACTTTCAAAAAACATATTAAAATTTTGTGATAGTATTGGTTTTTTATTGGTTGAAGAAATTCCTGTTTGGGGAGCAGATGACCCACAATCATTTCCAAATAATCCAGTTACAAAAAAATGGCTAAAAGATATGGTTGAAAGAGACTTTAATCATCCTAGTGTTGTAGCTTGGAGTGTAGGTAATGAATTAAGAGATCCAGAATTAGCTTGGAAAGATAAAGAATTAACAAAAGCACAATATGGTTACGTTAACTCCATGCTCGATTATTTAAAGGAGTTGGATACCACGCGATTAAAAACGTACGTAACAATTACGGCCTATAGAAAAGGTGAAATAGGAAAAGAACCCTATGAAAAAGTAGATTTTATATCTATGAATACCTATGGTAAAGCTGTGGAACTTGCAACACTTACACATGAGAAATTTCCAGGCAAGCCTATTTTTATCTCTGAAATAGGAAGAAAACAAATTGGAGCAGCATCAGACGCTAGATTGAATGATGAAATGGTAGCGTATATAGAAAAATTAAAGGATTTGCCATTTATTACAGGTGTATCGCTTTGGAGTTATAATGATTATAGAAGTAAATATAAAGGTACCCCGAAATCAGGTTATAGAGAATGGGGGATTGTAGATAAGGATCGCAATAAAAAGGCAGCTTACTATCAATTAAAAGAAGTATATGAAAAATGGAACAAATAA